Below is a window of Streptomyces sp. NBC_00223 DNA.
TCCGGCTCCTCCGGTTCCGGCAGTTCGGCCGCCGCCACCACGGCCGCCGCCCCGACGACCGCCACCGCCTCGGGCACCCCCGCCTCCGACGTCGCCGCGGCCGCCACCACCCCGCCCCGCATCGTGATCAAGAACTTCGCCTTCCACCCGGCCAAGCTGACCGTGAAGCCCGGAGCCAAGGTCACGGTGGTCAACCAGGACTCCACCGCCCACACGGTGACCGCCACGAAGAACAAGGAGTTCAACACCAAGACGATCAGCCCCGGCAAGACCGTGACCTTCAACGCGCCCAAGGCCGCCGGCACCTATGACTACAT
It encodes the following:
- a CDS encoding cupredoxin domain-containing protein, which produces MTDTRPPVSRRRLAAIALAGGFLALTGCSGSSGSGSSAAATTAAAPTTATASGTPASDVAAAATTPPRIVIKNFAFHPAKLTVKPGAKVTVVNQDSTAHTVTATKNKEFNTKTISPGKTVTFNAPKAAGTYDYICTIHTFMKGKLIVG